The Leishmania major strain Friedlin complete genome, chromosome 31 genome contains a region encoding:
- a CDS encoding 2-oxoglutarate dehydrogenase, e3 component,lipoamidedehydrogenase-like protein, with protein sequence MLCGRESSGRGENAHGGLRSLARTPLELTALFPFLPLSPNTQLVPPLLSDPLCLPSPSDSPRWGGSRASQFASDPYCYELPSSSCPPRCAVAPSLPFSPVSAAVKMLFRSSVQCNVPFPVLRSAGAFPRVDLCVIGGGPGGIAAAMRAIGYGKSVCIVEGGRVGGADLGGTVPSKMMYEIAHFAASLTGPEFVRDLVKPDEMQSIVDGIPSERITQLLRKTCTGKEREYRAFLEASGVQLIEGKATFANPNEIDVHTEGTGEYRSLQADNVVIATGAIPRSHAFAKCDHNRILNSTSLFEMPIPASMVVIGAGAMGCEVASMFAKLGRTKVRLVDKAPRILPKEDEDVASYVQRHLIRRGVVIHQGCRLFDLEAGEEDCRYSLRDIFSGDIETYHAERAMVAVGRQPNLGALGLENTKMRVENGQLDCDEYGRCKPYKHIYCIGDATGRQKTVNTAQTAGQAVVDTMFGCSPKLAVSNNALTNIATDMFLEDEVASIGLSEKQCRASGIGYIVARLEYKHLTRPIVMGAKDGFVKMIVTNDREKRVLGVRAVGPHAGSVVEVASLPILKNESVYTMLKHNPAYPSLVSGVIECAAMLVGRGARCSNVVEGISIKNWTPVDKA encoded by the coding sequence ATGCTCTGTGGGAGAGAATCGTCAGGTCGAGGCGAAAACGCCCATGGGGGCCTCAGAAGCCTCGCCCGCACTCCTTTAGAACTGACCGCACtctttccctttctccctctcagCCCAAACACACAGCTGGTGCCACCGTTGCTTTCGGACCCGCTCTGCCTTCCTTCGCCAAGCGACTCACcgcggtggggagggagcaGGGCCAGCCAATTCGCCTCGGATCCTTACTGTTACGAGCTACCGTCCTCGTCTTgtccgcctcgctgcgccgtcgcgccatCCTTGCCTTTTTCCCCGGTTTCTGCAGCAGTGAAGATGTTGTTCCGCTCTTCTGTTCAGTGTAATGTGCCGTTCCCGGTGCTTCGCAGCGCTGGGGCCTTTCCTCGGGTGGACCTCTGCGTCATCGGAGGCGGCCCCGGCGGTATCGCGGCTGCCATGCGCGCCATCGGCTACGGCAAATCGGTCTGCATCGTCGAGGGCGGCCGTGTCGGTGGCGCGGACTTGGGCGGCACTGTGCCGTCTAAAATGATGTATGAGATCGCCCACTTCGCGGCCTCCCTGACGGGCCCGGAGTTTGTGCGGGACTTGGTGAAGCCGGATGAGATGCAGAGTATTGTCGACGGCATCCCCAGCGAGCGcatcacgcagctgctgcggaaGACGTGCACGGGGAAGGAGCGCGAGTATCGCGCATTTTTGGAGGCATCGGGAGTGCAGCTGATTGAGGGTAAGGCAACATTCGCCAATCCGAACGAAATCGACGTTCACACGGAGGGCACTGGCGAGTATCGCTCTCTTCAAGCCGACAACGTCGTCATCGCGACCGGTGCAATCCCGCGCAGCCACGCCTTTGCCAAGTGCGACCACAACCGCATCCTGAACTCCACTAGCCTCTTTGAGATGCCGATACCAGCGAGTATGGTGGTGATCGGCGCTGGGGCGATGGGGTGCGAGGTCGCGTCGATGTTCGCCAAGCTGGGACGCACCAAGGTCCGCTTGGTAGACAAGGCCCCGCGTATTCTGCCgaaggaggacgaggacgtcgCGTCGTATGTGCAGCGTCACCTCATCCGTCGTGGCGTTGTCATTCACCAGGGCTGCCGACTCTTTGACCTGGAGGCTGGCGAGGAGGACTGCCGGTACTCGTTGCGCGACATCTTCAGTGGAGACATCGAGACCTACCACGCCGAGCGCGccatggtggcggtgggaCGCCAGCCCAACCTTGGGGCGCTGGGTCTGGAGAATACGAAGATGCGAGTTGAGAACGGGCAGCTCGACTGCGACGAGTACGGCCGCTGCAAGCCGTACAAGCACATCTACTGCATTGGAGACGCTACAGGGAGGCAGAAGACGGTAAACACCGCCCAAACGGCAGGCCAGGCAGTTGTGGACACCATGTTTGGCTGCTCCCCCAAGCTGGCTGTAAGCAACAACGCCCTCACGAACATTGCAACCGACATGTTCCTGGAGGATGAGGTGGCAAGCATTGGCCTAAGCGAGAAGCAGTGCCGTGCGAGTGGCATTGGCTACATTGTGGCGAGGCTCGAGTACAAGCACCTCACGCGCCCCATCGTGATGGGGGCGAAGGACGGGTTTGTGAAGATGATCGTGACGAATGACCGCGAGAAGCGAGTGttgggtgtgcgtgccgtgGGGCCGCATGCCGGCTCCGTCGTGGAGGTGGCCTCGTTGCCGATCCTCAAAAACGAGTCCGTGTACACAATGCTCAAGCACAACCCCGCCTACCCGTCACTGGTGTCAGGGGTGATAGAATGCGCGGCGATGCTGGTCGGTCGCGGAGCCCGGTGCTCAAACGTGGTGGAAGGCATCTCCATAAAGAACTGGACCCCTGTCGACAAGGCGTAG
- a CDS encoding acetoin dehydrogenase e3 component-like protein encodes MLRRTLYALTRPRDSAAASRDKAHFDVCVIGGGPAGIAAALRAADYNKRVCVVEKARLGGNDLWDGALQSKTMWECSAIMAKMRGDAAMRLYGESLDRYLEIDEVKMRQSMEQVSRIREEQIQAALKASPNVELVLGRATFSSNHEIQCHSKRTKEFRSITADYFIVATGSKPRKHPYVAADGRLVMTSDHIMRAPLPKSLVIVGAGVIGCEFASIIGRLGKTKVSIIDKAPHILPREDPDIVRMIESGMDRAGIVVHHNSDLYDMQPWEETVEEAKARHPADPAPQSGVQYTVMDRTTRKLTTFQVERALISIGRVPDYSRLGIENTTLKTRGSQLHVNEFGQCVGTPHIFAVGDAATHMQLVSMGEAQAKLAVDYIYGTEPKVVPNLTETMSSVAFLTRAVASVGYNESQCREKGIAYIAARYSYEVVSRAVAAANTKGFVKIICADDPERRILGVRALGMNASTLVDIGALAIQNGQGVFDLAGRLTAYPAVSQAFQECLRSILDLSAQLHADPARGVKLTKWTPPDMSRGVAYKGKATAPGESSPRQSGWVIH; translated from the coding sequence atgctgcgccgcacacTGTACGCTCTCACCCGCCCTCGCGACTCggccgctgcgtcgcgggACAAGGCGCACTTCGACGTGTGCGTCATCGGCGGTGGCCCTGCTGGCATtgcggcggcactgcggGCGGCCGATTACAACAagcgcgtctgcgtcgtGGAGAAGGCGCGGCTTGGAGGCAACGACTTGTGGGACGGCGCATTGCAGTCGAAGACCATGTGGGAGTGCTCGGCTATCATGGCCAAGATGCGCGGCGATGCAGCCATGCGCCTCTACGGCGAGAGCCTCGATCGCTACCTCGAGATTGACGAGGTCAAGATGCGGCAGTCAATGGAACAAGTGAGCCGCATCCGCGAGGAGCAGATCCAGGCCGCACTCAAAGCCTCACCGAACGTAGAACTCGTGCTTGGCAGAGCGACCTTTAGCAGCAACCACGAGATCCAGTGCCATAGCAAGCGGACGAAGGAGTTCCGCAGCATCACGGCGGACTATTTCATCGTCGCCACCGGATCGAAGCCACGCAAGCACCCTTACGTGGCAGCAGACGGGCGGTTGGTGATGACCTCCGACCACATCATGCGAGCCCCGCTGCCGAAGAGCTTGGTGATCGTGGGCGCTGGCGTGATCGGCTGCGAGTTTGCCAGCATCATCGGCCGCCTCGGCAAAACGAAAGTCTCCATCATCGACAAGGCGCCGCACATTCTGCCACGGGAGGACCCCGACATTGTTCGCATGATCGAGAGTGGAATGGACCGCGCTGGCATCGTTGTCCACCACAACTCCGACCTCTATGATATGCAGCCGTGGGAAgagacggtggaggaggcgaaggcgcggCACCCGGCCGACCCCGCGCCGCAGTCTGGCGTGCAGTACACTGTGATGGATCGCACGACGCGGAAACTGACAACGTTCCAGGTGGAGCGTGCCCTCATCTCGATCGGCCGGGTGCCGGACTACTCCCGCCTCGGTATCGAGAACACCACTCTCAAGACACGTGGCAGCCAGCTGCACGTGAACGAGTTTGGCCAGTGCGTTGGCACGCCACACATCTTCGCCGTTGGCGACGCCGCTACGCACATGCAGCTCGTCAGCATGGGCGAGGCCCAGGCGAAGCTCGCCGTGGACTACATCTACGGCACGGAGCCAAAGGTGGTGCCGAACTTGACGGAGACCATGTCCAGCGTTGCCTTCCTGacccgcgccgtcgcctccgtcggGTATAACGAGTCGCAATGCCGGGAGAAGGGCATCGCCTACATTGCTGCGCGGTACAGCTACGAGGTCGTCAGCCgcgccgtggctgctgccaACACGAAGGGCTTCGTGAAAATCATCTGTGCCGACGACCCGGAGCGGCGCATCCTCGGTGTGCGGGCGTTGGGCATGAACGCGAGCACACTCGTGGATATTGGCGCATTGGCCATTCAAAACGGTCAGGGCGTCTTCGACCTCGCCGGGCGCCTGACCGCGTATCCAGCCGTCTCACAGGCCTTCCAGGAGTGTCTGCGGTCCATTCTAGACCTCTCCGCACAGCTACATGCAGATCCGGCGCGCGGTGTCAAGCTGACGAAGTGGACACCACCTGACATGAGCAGGGGGGTGGCGTACAAGGGAAAGGCGACGGCTCCGGGCGAGAGCAGTCCCAGGCAAAGCGGCTGGGTGATTCACTAG